TTAACAACTTACCATTCCAGATACTTGGCACATACGAGCCAGTTCACTACAGAATCCACGAGCAACATTTTCTTGCACACTCCTTGAGAAGTTAATGCATGCCCAACGACTAACAGTCATACCATTGATCATTTTCTGTGATATACACAATGACCAACATATAAGCTCATTCTAAATATTGTTTGCTTAATACTATTCTCTAAAGTAGTTAAATAATCAGTTAAcagtataattatttttacaatcaTAGAAACATTGACGATGAATGAACTATTGAACACAAAAATCAAATGAACAATCAGCACAGTTTTTTACGAAAAGGATCATGTAGatgagtttttatatatttgacttttaAATAGGAAGTTAAGACAAGTTCCTCTAGTTTGATACTGACTAACAGAGTATCGGGTTTAACGCCACAAGAACAAAATATTGATCTACCTATCTCTTAGAAAAAGGGAAATACCTTGTTCATCATATTCCACTGACCAATTTGTGGCAAACAATCCTTCTCCTTGCCATTTTCATGATACTTTAGCTGAATATATAATGCAATCAGAGAGTGGATAAACGGATAGCATATGTGACAATAATGAACATGAAATTGGAGGGAAATTTTTACCCATGGAGCAGGGAGAACTCTAGCCTCCACAGAGGCAAGCTTTTCACTGATTCTCATGCCAAATTCCTTAGCATACAGATCTTGATCATAAGCATTGTGTTTCACCGTCTGTAGTTTAGAAATTTGAATCAGTCTTCTAGCAGCTCAATGAATTTGTCTACTTTTATTTGCTGCTAAATTGAATTACGACAACTTGCTGAGGCCAGGTAATAAGAAGAGCTCAAGAGTCTACTTAGACAACATAGAAGTAAGATCTCATATCATTGTGGTGTTATATACAATAGATACCGATACGCAGTTATGATTTATATGACATAAATACCAGTTATAAATATCTAAAAGATAGAGAGaaattacaattatttttatttttttataataagagAACATGAGGGGCAGAGTCAGGAGCAGACAACTTAAACATCAAACCTGTAAAGTTTACAGCATTATAATACCTGCAAAATATCATTCTCTCTATCTCTTGGTCTTTGGCATGTTACTTTCAAAAGAGCAGTAATTTGCTTGTCATTCAACCTTTTTGTGTATCTTTGACCTTCAACAATCTTGCAAGCCTAAAAGTTCTATAGTCTTAGCAAGGAATTATGATCTTGGAGAATGCAAACAATTTTACTGGTAGGAACCAAGAAAACTATGTTCTATAACTACACTGACCTCCAATGGCAAATAATTTGCTTTTCTCTGGTTTCCTACTTGAAGACAAGGAAGATGAGTATGCTGAATTGTGAAGTCATACATCTCTTGAAAGTATTCAACAACTGACTTCATATTCAAGTCGTCATCAACAGGAAACCTGCACATAAAAACAGGGTAGACTTTATACTTCAAATAAAGCAGACCCAATGAACTTTATATAACAGGAAGTAGAGGGGAGCAACCTCACTGAAGTCGAGCATTAAGAAAAAGAACATAAACTCAAGAATAGTTCAAGCTGCAGGAAGGTAAACATGATTGGCACTCATTGAACAATGAAACTTATTACCAAAGGCATTTTAACTAAAGCTTATCCATGCATTAACTCCGGTTGATGTCAATTTAAGAAGTGGAAGTTTATGAGAAATAATCTTACACTAGCTCTCTAGTGGGTTGAGATGTTAATCCTGAAACCCGATACTTTCTTCGTACACTACCCCTGTGCGTTACTTCAACTTTCACGCCTCTTAAGGCCTTTTTTATCTggaaaattgtaaacaacttgagtaacaaacatttatatacatttaagaATACCAAAACATAAAGCACTAACCTTTATACGATCAGAATCTGACAATGTTCTTGATACCACATCTTTGCCAAGAAGCTGTGCAACAAACTCTATCACGGGGAGAGGCTCAATAAATGCAGCTGATGCCATATCTGTTGGGTTGAATATAAAAAAGGTTAAGGAGACCATAACAATGTGATCCGAAAGAATAAGCTTGACATGTTTCAAGTCCATACCTATATTCAGGGACAAGCCCATTTGGGTAGGCCTTAGACTTTGATAGAACCCACACCATGACTCTAATCCCTCGCCAAGCCGTTGGGGTTTCCTAATGTCTGGTGAAAAGAAAGATCTTCCTACGGGGCAGTACCTGTTGTGGTTGCATTGCCAGACAAATGAAAATATTAGCTTTTATGTTCATAATAAATTTTCGGAAAACTAACTGAGGTCTATTTTCCTACCTCTTATTAGAAAGTTCTCTTAATACAATATCAAGTATCTGAAGAGCTTCCTGCGGAGCATCTGCATGCTTGCCAGCCAAAAATTGTCCCAGATGATGCAAGTTTGCCCTCGCCACAAATTTAATTACCACTTTGTACTCCCTCACTCTTCTGAAgcatatatatagaatttagataaaaaggaaaagagaGGCGGCCATTTAATACTTAAGAAGTACATTGAGAACGGCTATATTTCCTCCATATTAGCTTACGtattacttttttttctttatatggAAAGTAATAATCGATGTTCCGACGATGCCTCTTATGACATACTTTAACCTAGCCCGGCTTCCTCTAAGATTTGGAGAGCTTTGATTTTGTATGATGTCTCATTTCCGACACAAATTTATGGCAAATAGAAAAAGTCGAGAAAAAGTCTTTTATGCTCTTGTATCTCTATCCAGACTGCCACTTTTGAGATTTATGTAACATAAAGtttgtaattataaatattaacattttgcTACAAAGTTCTCCCCCAGCAGATGTAACATGCATGCGTCAATGTATAATTAGTAATATGTATCTTGACAATGAAAATTATGTCAAAGCAAAGAATCAGATCAAAGAAGAAAACACAATAATTCATACTTGGGACCATTGACTCCGTCATCTTCCACAGTAAGCTTAATATTGAACTCCCTCCATGCAAATGGAAGCTCACCAGCCGTGTACAGACTCTTCCTGCCATCATAAGCAGGCAACCTCATCCCCAAGTCAGattctttatataattttaccAGTTCTGCCATTATAGCTCTGTTCACATTACGCGATGACACCTCAGGCATTATAGTAACCTGCAATATACAGGACAATAAGGTGAGAGAATGTCACAGACTGGGGACACAGCAAAAAGAACAACATTAATGACCGAATTTAAATCTCCATTAATAATGAGGAAAGGACAAAGAGAAAGCAGAAGGCCATTCATTTTAATCTGCAATATGCACAACAACCAAAGCCCCCAATTTCTGAGATTGTTCATGGGGAGCCCATTTGGGAATTAATATTCAACTTGTGtccaataaaattttgaaagctAAAGGCACCGAGGCTCAAACAAGAGGCCTCTCGGCAAACGTGCATAATACCATAATCAGTGACCAACTGTCACAATGCGGTGAGAAAGTTACTTGAATGAATCTCATCGAAGGGCCTTAATATTGTTTTCGACATAAAGAACAATACTGTAGCTCATtggttttttaatttcaatcaaCTAATGAGATTGACAACTGAAAATAATCACTAGACATAAAACAACTTACATCATAGTGATTCAATTCTTTCTCTGGTAATTCTGCAAGAAAATGGTTTGCCTTGACAACACATCTTGTCCCAATCTGTCCATAACCAGGTCTTTGGGCAAAACTCAGCGTCTTGCTGGAGGAAGGAAAAGCCTTAACTATTTCACACAATTTGCCTCCATTGTTATTATCAACTTCAACAGCTGTAACAGACCGAGTTGTTACAGGAGGAGACACTGTATACTCAGCAGTGCAAGGCCGTGTGCTCGGGCGCATAAAGGCCTCGCCTTGATCAGATTTCCGGCCGCCTCTTCCTCTTCTCCTTCCCCGACTTTTGGATGGGGGCGAAGACTGATTTTGAAGTTTCACATTTTGAGTTTCTTTCCCGGTCGAGCCTTTCCCATTCTGAGCAACTTTGAGCTGCTTATGAACTGGATTCATGGTATTTTGCAATTGAGGCTTGATCACAAGGTGTTGCTCTGAGCCTTCTTTAAGTTGCCTAATAGGCATAATgacaatatatgaatatatctaTCCTCTCCAGTCTCCACTAAAATATTCAGGTAATCTAAAGCAGTGCAAAGCAAAGATCCTCCAACAGATTCAGCATTCAAAATCTTGAGCTTTCTAGTTTTTACTCATTACACCAAACAACTTTATGGCAGTTCAGTACTGAAATACCTGGAAAATATCAGAAATTATGTCAGCACCAGTACCCAAATTAATTACTACTAGCATAAAGCTACTATCATTTTTGGAAATTCAGATGATTAAATACATTTACCACACGCAAAGTAAATAGCATACATCAAATTGTTTTTACACCATTGCCATTAATATTCACCTAGAAGGCACAGATCCTGGTCCTTTCCATATTTTACAACAACTAAAATTCAACAAGCAGAAGCAGAATACACTTActttttcatattaaaatacAAGACTATTCTGATACAAGAAAATGGAAAAAGataccaaaaaataaaaaactaaaatcatAACAGGCCTcactattaaaataaaaaacccaTAATATTCTCCTGTTCATTATTAGTATATCAGTATATCTAGTTTTAACATCTCAGACCAAGGAAAACATAGTTTCAAGAAAAACCCATATAAAATTTGCAGCACAAAATCAAATCTTGGTagagaaaaaacaaaaatgtaGAGACAAAACTAGGCATTATCCCAAAAACCCAGTGACCAAGAAAGGGTAAGGAACTATATTCATACATACATGAGTGTCTGTGGTTGGGGCAAGAGGGGAACAAGAGACAAGTGTGCATATTTGGGTATGCTTATATATACACGCTTGTGTATAGAGGTAGATAACTAGATATGCTAGCTACATGTGTTGAAATATCAACAGTTAATGAAATAGTACAACTACTGAGAAGATAAACTAGTTTTTTCACCTTGTTTGAAAATCAATCCAAGTAAGAAGACACAGTGTAGTTTACTGTAACAGAAAGACCTcaaaaacacacaaaaacaaaCACAGCCAAGAAGATATTACCAAATGACCCAGATGACTAAAACTCACCACAATGGACTAAAATGGTGATTTTTGAAGATACAGAGGAGTTGGGTTTGTAATGATGAAGATGCACAAGGGTTGGCAAGTGGAGATAAAAAGATGGTTTCTTTTGGAGATTCAGATATATATGGGGAtgaattgatgatgatgatgaatctTTATAGACGCATGCAAGTGCTTTTATGGAGTTCTTTTATCACATGTAAAAGCCTCAGCAAGGCCCTCCTCTCTTGAACCTTTTACTTTGCAATGAGTATTATGCATAATAAGTGCCAGGCCTAATTATACACACAGTATTTGTAAGCAATGGtgcttctctctctctctcttcacaCCATTCATGCTTTTGAGTTCTGTAATGGTGGCAGCTCAGCCTTGGGAAAAGACATGATAATAATCTAAgaataaatgaataatataaaaaaataaaaacacagtCTTGGAACAAGAAACAGGGGGCAGAGTCCAAAAGAAGCACTAGGGATTAAAAAGCAAGCATACACAGAAGAAGAATAATTCGAACTTGCAGTCCTCTCTCTGCAGACCCCTTTAATTCTCTCTCCCCAGATCTCTCTCCCAGTCTCTCTCTCCTGTGAATATTAGATTAGATAAAGTAGTTTTAGATATAGGGGGATATAGACATTAGAGTACTTGCAACTCTCTTCTTTATACTTGAACCTATGTTAATGTAGGTAGGTAGTAGGGTAGGAAAACTAGATACATGGTACATGTGTATGTATGTCCATGTAATATGGTGGTTTTTTCAATCTTGTTAGACAGTGGTAAGCTGTAACGGTTGATTTTATCTCATGTGAGCTATGAAAGTGCATGCTTCCAAAAGACCATCGAGTGAGATGGATTTATGTTATGATTACGGTGATTTGTAACATTTGTATGAGTACATGCAACTTTGTATCTTTTTGACCATTGAGGTTAGTTCAGGAAGACCGCTATGCCCTTGACACATTTGAGAATTTAGCAAGTATTCGGTTGAATTCATCATTTTGGAAAAATAACATTGGAGCCCTTTGGCTGGACTTAAAAGAaatgacttattgcttaaaataaagaaatgagtTACAAGTGAGAAGTTGAtttggacttataagttattagaagtgtttggataccatgaattataagtttttaagtgtttggataacttaacttataagttggtatagtttcgtagtttataatataatttttttgatatttatgaagTAAATTGAGAAAAGTTGATGAATATATTAGATTaaagttaatatttatattatataaaaaaataattttcggttTGCTTTGTCTCACATTTAAGTGATCTACAagtgtgtttaaaaatttatataaataataatatatgatattaatatatttgagtatttcataaaattgaatacaaaaacttaaataaaaaaatctttataaTAAAGTATCTCATATTTcgatggagatagcatgaagtAGATAGCAggaataaaacaaacaaaaacagcAGGAACTTGAAGAGGAGGAAACTGATATATAGCTGAAAGAAGTTTAAGCATAATCTAAAAAAAAGTTCTGTTTCGTAACTTCTTTTTATGGACTTCTTTTACCTTTTTTAAGCGCTTCTGGGCACTTGCCAAACAGATGGGGTGAAAAGAGGATGTGGGCTTCTGGGCTTTTAAGTCCAGAAGTTCCACTCCCAAACATCcacattatataaataatacaatatttataatgttttataCATGTGATATGAATTTCTAGTGTGTCCATGAGTGCGCTTATTAATCATTTTTTAGTCAGGTACTATATCTTTATTCATTCCAATTGTAAAAATAATGATCGAGTCtcacataaaaaaaatcaatctgtCGTAAAGTGAAAAATAATTGAACAGTTGTTGATATGCATGGATTGTTATGTGTCCCAAGAAATTCCCTCAAATTTATGTGTCCAAAGAAATtttctcaaatttatttatcaaacGATATGGCAgacaagtgtatatatatatatatatatatatatatatatatatatatatatatatatatataataggtcATATTATTATCGGATCAGACTTCTAACACATCATTTAGGAGGAAAGTTTGGGATAATTTCTCAAAAATACCTAACATTACCTGtaacatatttttcttaaaaacctATGTTGTCCAATAATGAAAGGCCTAAAATCTCA
This genomic window from Daucus carota subsp. sativus chromosome 7, DH1 v3.0, whole genome shotgun sequence contains:
- the LOC108196444 gene encoding protein argonaute 10 isoform X2, encoding MPIRQLKEGSEQHLVIKPQLQNTMNPVHKQLKVAQNGKGSTGKETQNVKLQNQSSPPSKSRGRRRGRGGRKSDQGEAFMRPSTRPCTAEYTVSPPVTTRSVTAVEVDNNNGGKLCEIVKAFPSSSKTLSFAQRPGYGQIGTRCVVKANHFLAELPEKELNHYDVTIMPEVSSRNVNRAIMAELVKLYKESDLGMRLPAYDGRKSLYTAGELPFAWREFNIKLTVEDDGVNGPKVREYKVVIKFVARANLHHLGQFLAGKHADAPQEALQILDIVLRELSNKRYCPVGRSFFSPDIRKPQRLGEGLESWCGFYQSLRPTQMGLSLNIDMASAAFIEPLPVIEFVAQLLGKDVVSRTLSDSDRIKIKKALRGVKVEVTHRGSVRRKYRVSGLTSQPTRELVFPVDDDLNMKSVVEYFQEMYDFTIQHTHLPCLQVGNQRKANYLPLEACKIVEGQRYTKRLNDKQITALLKVTCQRPRDRENDILQTVKHNAYDQDLYAKEFGMRISEKLASVEARVLPAPWLKYHENGKEKDCLPQIGQWNMMNKKMINGMTVSRWACINFSRSVQENVARGFCSELARMCQVSGMEFNPEPVIPIYTAWPDDVEKALKHVYHASVNKLKGKDLELLLAILPDNNGSLYGDLKRICETDLGLISQCCLTKYVFKISKQYLANVSLKINVKMGGRNTVLLDAISCRIPLVSDIPTIIFGADVTHPENGEDSSPSIAAVVASQDWPEVTKYAGLVCAQAHRQELIQDLYKTWQDPARGTISGGMIRDLLVSFRKATGQKPLRIIFYRDGVSEGQFYQVLLYELDAIRKACASLEPNYQPPVTFIVVQKRHHTRLFANNHRDRSSTDKSGNILPGTVVDTKICHPTEFDFYLCSHAGIQGTSRPAHYHVLWDENNFTADGIQSLTNNLCYTYARCTRSVSVVPPAYYAHLAAFRARFYLEPELQENGQGNKNTRGIGESGVRPLPALKENVKRVMFYC
- the LOC108196444 gene encoding protein argonaute 10 isoform X1, producing MPIRQLKEGSEQHLVIKPQLQNTMNPVHKQLKVAQNGKGSTGKETQNVKLQNQSSPPSKSRGRRRGRGGRKSDQGEAFMRPSTRPCTAEYTVSPPVTTRSVTAVEVDNNNGGKLCEIVKAFPSSSKTLSFAQRPGYGQIGTRCVVKANHFLAELPEKELNHYDVTIMPEVSSRNVNRAIMAELVKLYKESDLGMRLPAYDGRKSLYTAGELPFAWREFNIKLTVEDDGVNGPKRVREYKVVIKFVARANLHHLGQFLAGKHADAPQEALQILDIVLRELSNKRYCPVGRSFFSPDIRKPQRLGEGLESWCGFYQSLRPTQMGLSLNIDMASAAFIEPLPVIEFVAQLLGKDVVSRTLSDSDRIKIKKALRGVKVEVTHRGSVRRKYRVSGLTSQPTRELVFPVDDDLNMKSVVEYFQEMYDFTIQHTHLPCLQVGNQRKANYLPLEACKIVEGQRYTKRLNDKQITALLKVTCQRPRDRENDILQTVKHNAYDQDLYAKEFGMRISEKLASVEARVLPAPWLKYHENGKEKDCLPQIGQWNMMNKKMINGMTVSRWACINFSRSVQENVARGFCSELARMCQVSGMEFNPEPVIPIYTAWPDDVEKALKHVYHASVNKLKGKDLELLLAILPDNNGSLYGDLKRICETDLGLISQCCLTKYVFKISKQYLANVSLKINVKMGGRNTVLLDAISCRIPLVSDIPTIIFGADVTHPENGEDSSPSIAAVVASQDWPEVTKYAGLVCAQAHRQELIQDLYKTWQDPARGTISGGMIRDLLVSFRKATGQKPLRIIFYRDGVSEGQFYQVLLYELDAIRKACASLEPNYQPPVTFIVVQKRHHTRLFANNHRDRSSTDKSGNILPGTVVDTKICHPTEFDFYLCSHAGIQGTSRPAHYHVLWDENNFTADGIQSLTNNLCYTYARCTRSVSVVPPAYYAHLAAFRARFYLEPELQENGQGNKNTRGIGESGVRPLPALKENVKRVMFYC